A single genomic interval of Balaenoptera musculus isolate JJ_BM4_2016_0621 chromosome 14, mBalMus1.pri.v3, whole genome shotgun sequence harbors:
- the LOC118880288 gene encoding myosin regulatory light polypeptide 9 isoform X2, with protein sequence MSSKRAKTKTTKKRPQRATSNVFAMFDQSQIQEFKEAFNMIDQNRDGFIDKEDLHDMLASLGKNPTDEYLDAMMNEAPGPINFTMFLTMFGEKLNGTDPEDVIRNAFACFDEEATGTIQEDYLRELLTTMGDRFTDEEVDELYREAPIDKKGNFNYIEFTRILKHGAKDKDD encoded by the exons ATGTCGAGCAAAAGAGCAAAGACCAAGACCACCAAGAAGCGCCCCCAACGCGCAACCTCCAATGTGTTTGCCATGTTTGACCAGTCACAGATTCAGGAGTTCAAGGAGGCCTTCAACATGATCGATCAGAACAGAGATGGTTTCATCGACAAGGAAGACTTGCATGATATGCTTGCCTCCCTGG GGAAAAATCCAACTGATGAGTATCTGGACGCCATGATGAATGAGGCTCCAGGTCCCATAAATTTTACCATGTTTCTCACGATGTTTGGTGAAAAGTTAAATGGCACCGATCCAGAAGATGTCATCAGAAACGCTTTTGCTTGCTTTGATGAAGAAGCAACTG gCACCATTCAGGAGGATTACCTGAGAGAGCTGCTGACCACAATGGGAGATcggtttacagatgaggaagtggacGAGCTGTACAGAGAAGCACCTATTGACAAAAAGGGGAATTTCAATTACATTGAGTTCACGCGCATCCTTAAACATGGAGCGAAAGACAAAGATGACTGA
- the LOC118880288 gene encoding myosin regulatory light polypeptide 9 isoform X1, with the protein MDLTATMSSKRAKTKTTKKRPQRATSNVFAMFDQSQIQEFKEAFNMIDQNRDGFIDKEDLHDMLASLGKNPTDEYLDAMMNEAPGPINFTMFLTMFGEKLNGTDPEDVIRNAFACFDEEATGTIQEDYLRELLTTMGDRFTDEEVDELYREAPIDKKGNFNYIEFTRILKHGAKDKDD; encoded by the exons ATG GATTTAACCGCCACCATGTCGAGCAAAAGAGCAAAGACCAAGACCACCAAGAAGCGCCCCCAACGCGCAACCTCCAATGTGTTTGCCATGTTTGACCAGTCACAGATTCAGGAGTTCAAGGAGGCCTTCAACATGATCGATCAGAACAGAGATGGTTTCATCGACAAGGAAGACTTGCATGATATGCTTGCCTCCCTGG GGAAAAATCCAACTGATGAGTATCTGGACGCCATGATGAATGAGGCTCCAGGTCCCATAAATTTTACCATGTTTCTCACGATGTTTGGTGAAAAGTTAAATGGCACCGATCCAGAAGATGTCATCAGAAACGCTTTTGCTTGCTTTGATGAAGAAGCAACTG gCACCATTCAGGAGGATTACCTGAGAGAGCTGCTGACCACAATGGGAGATcggtttacagatgaggaagtggacGAGCTGTACAGAGAAGCACCTATTGACAAAAAGGGGAATTTCAATTACATTGAGTTCACGCGCATCCTTAAACATGGAGCGAAAGACAAAGATGACTGA